One segment of Candidatus Ozemobacteraceae bacterium DNA contains the following:
- a CDS encoding diguanylate cyclase yields METSNFAVPFSDRFAPTSLRAKILLVFVLVLVTPLSLLMLLSLQRTDEAARQDFNKRLGSAATLFRDSLEDQLDSLRVRAKTVADFDLYNVAHTGFAASATTPVLQYELIRSGLDYIAMVRNRGTPFIEEGVPPSESLEKIIPALCHVPLSYNLYILGREPWIFAAAEITKLRQSEPVHVVFAYRLARDFGDRLKRLTGAEFSLLYDNRRVLTTLMDIYGKRMTNTAPELIDRRTGVMDVMGAQHTFVREVALRSKISEAILLEISLPASEFAQLGSRMRRDFGIFGLLGLLAAFITGTYLALHMAGPINQLAESTTKVAAGDLYIKVSSGRNDEIGLLHRNFQAMIDAIREERDQRLSRMRELNTLFEISNAVNFITDSEELLKFVLTHAIEVLEAERGSIMLLDDTTDELVVKVASGGRFRIVSGTPVKLGHGICGIVAKDGKGRISNDGFRDPEFRNFGSLLPVEDIRSLLCSPLKFKDGTIGVINIVNKRSGHPFESNDLNLLNLIASQAAVTIENNKLYELSITDGLTRLFVFRYFSARLSEEVLRARRYGLKLSLIMIDIDNFKRFNDVYGHQVGDQVLQRVALAIRETIRTGIDIPCRYGGEEMAIILPETRTDEAHRTAERLRESIAALTISNPLGELRITCSLGVAAYPGDAHDKDSLVEAADKAMYYSKRNGKNRTTQASVMAEEA; encoded by the coding sequence GTGGAAACATCGAACTTCGCCGTGCCGTTTTCTGACCGCTTCGCTCCCACCAGCCTGCGGGCCAAGATCCTGCTGGTGTTCGTTCTCGTCCTCGTCACGCCGCTCTCGTTGCTGATGCTCCTGTCTCTTCAGCGAACCGACGAGGCTGCGCGCCAGGATTTCAACAAGCGGCTCGGCTCGGCGGCGACCCTGTTCCGGGACAGCCTCGAGGATCAGCTCGACTCCTTGCGCGTCCGGGCGAAAACCGTCGCCGACTTCGACTTGTACAATGTCGCCCACACCGGGTTCGCGGCCTCGGCGACGACGCCGGTCCTGCAGTATGAGCTGATCCGTTCCGGCCTCGACTACATCGCGATGGTCAGAAACCGTGGAACACCGTTCATCGAGGAGGGCGTCCCCCCCTCGGAATCCCTGGAAAAGATCATTCCGGCTCTCTGCCACGTTCCACTGAGCTACAACCTCTACATTCTCGGTCGCGAGCCGTGGATTTTCGCGGCTGCCGAGATCACGAAACTCCGTCAGAGCGAGCCCGTTCACGTCGTCTTCGCCTACAGGCTCGCCCGCGACTTCGGCGACCGTCTCAAACGGCTGACGGGAGCAGAATTCAGCCTGCTGTATGACAACCGCAGAGTCCTCACCACTCTTATGGATATCTACGGCAAGCGCATGACGAACACCGCTCCGGAGCTCATCGACCGGCGCACCGGCGTGATGGACGTGATGGGCGCGCAGCATACCTTCGTGCGCGAAGTCGCCCTCCGAAGCAAGATTTCCGAAGCCATCCTCCTCGAAATCTCGCTGCCGGCGTCCGAGTTCGCCCAGCTCGGCTCCCGCATGCGGCGCGACTTCGGTATTTTCGGTCTGCTCGGTCTGCTGGCGGCGTTCATCACCGGCACCTACCTCGCACTTCACATGGCCGGCCCCATCAATCAGCTCGCAGAATCCACGACGAAAGTCGCCGCCGGCGATCTGTATATCAAGGTCAGCTCGGGCCGCAACGACGAGATCGGCCTCCTGCACCGGAATTTCCAGGCGATGATCGACGCGATTCGCGAAGAGCGTGATCAACGGCTAAGTCGCATGCGCGAACTGAATACGCTGTTCGAGATCAGCAACGCGGTCAACTTCATCACCGACTCGGAAGAGCTGCTCAAATTCGTGCTGACACACGCGATCGAGGTGCTGGAAGCTGAGCGCGGCTCGATCATGCTGCTCGACGATACAACCGACGAGCTTGTCGTGAAAGTCGCGTCGGGCGGCCGATTCCGCATCGTCAGCGGCACGCCGGTGAAGCTCGGCCACGGCATCTGCGGCATCGTCGCGAAGGACGGCAAAGGCCGCATCTCGAACGACGGCTTCCGCGATCCGGAATTCCGCAACTTCGGAAGCCTGCTTCCCGTCGAGGACATCCGGTCGCTGCTCTGCTCGCCGCTCAAGTTCAAGGATGGCACGATCGGCGTCATCAATATCGTCAACAAGCGCAGCGGCCATCCGTTCGAGTCGAACGACCTGAACCTGCTGAACCTGATCGCTTCCCAGGCCGCGGTGACGATCGAAAACAATAAATTGTATGAACTATCGATCACCGACGGGCTGACGCGGCTGTTCGTGTTTCGCTACTTCTCGGCACGCCTCTCGGAGGAAGTCCTCCGCGCGCGCCGCTACGGGCTGAAGCTGTCGCTGATCATGATCGATATCGACAATTTCAAACGGTTCAACGACGTGTACGGCCACCAGGTCGGCGATCAGGTCCTCCAGCGCGTCGCCCTAGCGATCCGCGAGACGATCCGCACCGGCATCGACATCCCGTGCCGCTACGGCGGCGAGGAGATGGCGATCATCCTTCCCGAAACCCGTACAGACGAGGCGCATCGCACGGCTGAGCGTCTGCGCGAATCGATCGCGGCGCTCACGATCAGCAATCCCCTCGGCGAACTGCGCATCACCTGCAGCCTCGGCGTGGCGGCCTACCCCGGCGACGCGCATGACAAGGACTCCCTCGTCGAAGCCGCCGACAAGGCGATGTATTACAGCAAACGTAACGGCAAGAATCGCACCACCCAGGCATCCGTCATGGCCGAAGAGGCCTGA
- a CDS encoding 5'-nucleotidase C-terminal domain-containing protein: MIRNLTILTLVLSAILGGLLLKDHMSIPSRHLVIFYTSNLRGQINPFQGEVSDRVYEKAGGLAFLRALIDDTMKTYRLDPKKALLLDTGDSLFGSPEASLTMGEVPFEMLQKVGYDAIAVGNLEFEFGLDTLRRFISTNKLPMLACNYRDLASPLGNTFSGGILLDKDGTRVGVIGLGMVDLARNTRQENIMQIEISDMHAAVQKTAASLRARGAELIVLLSHQPGLDTRPDLAELFPDVDIIIGDLISGQMTDPGRRPLVLPTPPARGAGVGMVRIPYIGSQWNLEKAVQTILPVDAAHISPSAALVTEIARVEAKVDSLLEQVVATSEGNFKRNFNEESSMGNLITDSMRAVAKTDVAFLNSGAIKAVISSGSISLRDLYDALPFENTIVRTELAGWQIENLVEEGLSGRGSFVQTSGLTCTCSMMNPPGFRLVQIAVGEEPLDSARMYSVAVTDFMLNTPQNWPELRTGKNVRAFGLLRENLKQYLASMSVIAPCVDRRYIDVPEGDETLRVQSLSIELANLSTPVSNDGTYDSPYGRLVADVLRVETDSDFALMPVTDIHSMNDPLSVFTPARLTADMPRICGVSTVNIPGTTLRRLIERMLATGGVPLCFAGFSIELKDNKLSKIFPWQGDFDPQRSYKVALPADLPEKLGAVGGLASLTASPFSTDLRRTFMNGVRRVGGNIELRRAVF; this comes from the coding sequence TTGATCCGTAATCTGACCATCCTGACCCTCGTTCTGAGCGCCATTCTCGGTGGTCTTCTGCTGAAAGACCACATGAGCATCCCGTCCCGCCATCTCGTCATTTTCTACACCTCGAACCTGCGCGGGCAGATCAACCCCTTCCAGGGCGAAGTATCGGATCGGGTCTACGAAAAAGCCGGCGGTCTCGCGTTTCTCCGGGCCCTGATCGACGATACGATGAAGACGTATCGCCTCGACCCGAAGAAAGCGCTTCTGCTCGACACCGGCGACAGCCTGTTCGGCTCGCCCGAAGCATCGCTGACGATGGGCGAAGTGCCGTTTGAAATGCTTCAGAAAGTCGGCTACGACGCCATCGCCGTCGGCAACCTCGAGTTCGAGTTCGGTCTCGACACCCTCCGACGCTTCATCAGCACGAACAAGCTCCCGATGCTCGCCTGCAACTATCGAGATCTCGCCTCCCCGCTCGGCAACACGTTCTCCGGCGGCATACTCCTGGACAAAGACGGAACCCGCGTCGGCGTCATAGGTCTCGGCATGGTCGACCTCGCCCGGAACACACGCCAGGAAAACATCATGCAGATCGAGATCAGCGACATGCACGCGGCCGTCCAGAAGACCGCGGCATCGCTCAGGGCCCGGGGAGCAGAGCTGATCGTCCTCCTGTCGCACCAGCCAGGTCTAGACACCCGCCCCGACCTCGCCGAACTGTTTCCTGACGTCGACATCATCATCGGCGACCTGATCAGCGGCCAGATGACGGACCCGGGCCGGCGGCCCCTCGTCCTGCCCACCCCGCCGGCGCGCGGGGCAGGCGTCGGCATGGTGCGCATTCCGTATATCGGCTCGCAATGGAACCTCGAGAAAGCCGTCCAGACGATTCTTCCCGTCGATGCGGCTCATATCTCCCCGAGCGCTGCGCTCGTCACGGAGATCGCCCGGGTCGAGGCGAAGGTCGACAGCCTGCTCGAGCAGGTCGTCGCGACGTCGGAAGGCAACTTCAAGCGCAACTTCAACGAAGAGTCCAGCATGGGCAATCTCATCACCGACTCGATGCGCGCCGTCGCGAAAACCGATGTCGCGTTTCTCAACTCCGGCGCGATCAAGGCAGTGATTTCGTCCGGGTCGATCTCTCTTCGAGATCTCTATGACGCCCTGCCTTTCGAGAACACGATCGTGCGCACCGAACTCGCCGGCTGGCAGATCGAGAATCTCGTCGAGGAGGGGCTGAGCGGCCGCGGAAGCTTCGTCCAGACATCCGGTCTCACCTGCACCTGTTCGATGATGAACCCACCCGGATTCCGACTCGTACAGATCGCCGTCGGGGAGGAACCGCTCGACTCGGCACGCATGTACAGCGTCGCCGTCACCGATTTCATGCTCAACACCCCGCAGAACTGGCCCGAACTCCGCACCGGGAAAAACGTTCGGGCGTTCGGCCTGCTGCGTGAAAACCTCAAACAGTATCTCGCTTCGATGTCCGTCATCGCCCCCTGCGTCGACCGGCGGTATATCGACGTCCCGGAAGGCGACGAAACCCTCCGGGTCCAGTCCCTCTCCATCGAGCTTGCGAATCTTTCCACCCCCGTGTCGAACGATGGAACGTATGACTCGCCGTATGGCCGCCTCGTTGCCGACGTCCTGCGCGTCGAGACCGACTCGGACTTCGCCCTTATGCCCGTCACGGACATCCACAGCATGAACGACCCGCTCTCGGTGTTCACGCCCGCCCGTCTCACGGCGGACATGCCCCGCATCTGCGGCGTCAGCACGGTGAACATTCCCGGAACGACGCTCAGGCGCCTCATCGAACGGATGCTCGCGACCGGCGGCGTTCCTCTCTGTTTCGCCGGCTTTTCCATCGAGCTCAAAGATAATAAATTGTCGAAAATATTTCCCTGGCAGGGCGATTTCGACCCCCAGCGGAGCTACAAGGTGGCACTGCCGGCCGATCTCCCCGAAAAACTCGGCGCCGTCGGCGGACTCGCGAGTCTGACGGCCTCGCCATTCAGCACCGATCTGCGCCGCACCTTCATGAACGGTGTCAGGAGGGTCGGTGGAAACATCGAACTTCGCCGTGCCGTTTTCTGA
- a CDS encoding EamA family transporter: MKYVLFTILCFGVTPVLDKWSAVQSDPAVGVFIRTLCIAVVSVLILTVTGKWGLVTQVAPKTILFLGTSGILAGCLGVLAMLKAFREVPDAGKVAVMIATYPVVSLFFTALLLHEKLTVAKIAGTVLITAGAILLNL; this comes from the coding sequence ATGAAATACGTATTGTTCACGATCCTCTGCTTTGGCGTCACCCCCGTGCTCGACAAATGGTCCGCCGTCCAGTCTGACCCGGCCGTCGGCGTCTTCATCAGAACCCTCTGCATCGCGGTGGTGTCCGTCCTGATCCTTACGGTTACAGGCAAATGGGGGCTCGTGACCCAGGTTGCGCCGAAAACGATCCTGTTTCTCGGCACGTCGGGCATTCTCGCGGGATGCCTGGGAGTCCTCGCCATGCTGAAAGCGTTCCGGGAAGTTCCAGATGCGGGAAAAGTGGCGGTGATGATCGCGACGTATCCGGTCGTTTCTCTCTTCTTCACAGCCTTGTTGCTGCATGAGAAACTCACGGTGGCGAAAATAGCCGGAACCGTTCTCATCACGGCGGGAGCGATTCTGCTGAACCTGTAA
- a CDS encoding amidohydrolase, whose protein sequence is MRVILEKGTIFYQGKFQQLGRLVLDHGKITEVTLASVKAKKPKVGGKEKDSDKPINCDGKFIMPGFIDAHTHITLEEEGIGWVDADLNESFGLVTPQVRAFDALKMRDQALSDARSGGVTTMLVTPGSANPIGGQACIIKARGKIAEEAAIRESCGMKLAFGENPKRTYAEQKQFPCTRMGTAAVIREWLMKAQDYSKKKKSKDFKDRDIKLEALMPLLEGKIQARAHAHTADDIITAYRIAQEFNLDLVIDHCTEGHLIAKELGRWKAKAVVGPTFSCRVKPELRHRTFDTVRVLLDEGCMVAITTDHPVIPIEGLSLAAALCVRHGLEEERAIKAITEYPAAILGLDKRLGKIETGFDGDVVVWSGHPLDSRSKAESVFIDGARVL, encoded by the coding sequence ATGCGCGTCATCCTTGAAAAAGGCACCATTTTTTATCAGGGCAAGTTCCAGCAGCTCGGCCGTCTCGTGCTCGACCACGGCAAGATCACCGAAGTCACGCTGGCCAGCGTGAAGGCGAAGAAGCCGAAGGTCGGCGGCAAGGAAAAGGATTCCGACAAGCCGATCAACTGCGACGGCAAGTTCATCATGCCCGGCTTTATCGACGCCCACACCCACATCACCCTCGAAGAAGAGGGCATCGGCTGGGTCGACGCCGACCTGAACGAGTCGTTCGGCCTCGTCACCCCGCAGGTGCGCGCGTTCGATGCGCTCAAGATGCGCGACCAGGCCCTCTCCGACGCCCGCTCCGGCGGCGTCACCACGATGCTCGTCACTCCCGGCTCGGCCAACCCGATCGGCGGCCAGGCCTGCATCATCAAGGCCCGCGGCAAGATCGCCGAGGAAGCGGCCATCCGCGAGAGCTGCGGCATGAAGCTGGCCTTCGGCGAGAACCCGAAGCGCACCTACGCCGAGCAGAAGCAGTTCCCGTGCACCCGCATGGGCACCGCCGCCGTCATCCGCGAGTGGCTGATGAAGGCCCAGGACTACTCGAAGAAGAAGAAGTCGAAAGACTTCAAGGACCGCGACATCAAGCTCGAGGCCCTGATGCCCCTGCTCGAAGGCAAGATCCAGGCCCGCGCCCACGCGCACACCGCCGACGACATCATCACGGCGTATCGCATCGCCCAGGAGTTCAACCTCGACCTCGTCATCGACCACTGCACCGAAGGCCATCTCATCGCCAAGGAACTCGGCCGCTGGAAGGCCAAGGCCGTCGTCGGCCCGACCTTCTCCTGCCGCGTGAAGCCTGAACTGCGGCATCGCACGTTCGACACGGTGCGCGTGCTGCTCGACGAGGGCTGCATGGTCGCCATCACGACCGACCACCCGGTCATTCCGATCGAGGGCCTCAGCCTCGCCGCGGCGCTGTGCGTGCGCCACGGTCTCGAGGAAGAGCGCGCGATCAAGGCGATCACCGAGTATCCGGCGGCCATCCTCGGACTCGACAAGCGCCTCGGCAAGATCGAAACCGGTTTTGACGGCGATGTCGTCGTCTGGAGCGGACACCCTCTCGACTCCCGGTCCAAGGCGGAGTCGGTGTTCATCGACGGCGCTCGGGTGCTCTGA
- a CDS encoding amidohydrolase family protein has product MSSILFDNVRVYLSGAFFPAQKVLIEKGKIAAVGSKVLKNVETVIDGQGKYLIPGLIDAHTHLGLTDHGYGLSGSDLSEAADPITPHLRPLDAIKMRSDSLCDARRSGISVCLVCPGHTNLIAGQCSILKTYGNSADVGLIVEQAGIKVCFGEEPKQTLLGRKAFPSTRMGIAALLRETFMKAQDYHDLKQSKKGLRDRIIQMEALGPVLDGAVPLRAHAQRLEDIMAAVRLADEFKLKLVIEHGIEAYKVADILAEKKIPVVLGPLLVAERSTELRDRIFSSVVQLLDAGVEVALTCDYPGLPVETLRIAAAMAVQFGLDEKRALQCITETPAKMLGIANRVGHIRKGYDADVGLFSGHPLDIRSKLEVLVIDGEIFRFN; this is encoded by the coding sequence ATGTCGTCCATCCTATTCGATAATGTTCGGGTCTACCTCAGCGGTGCATTTTTTCCCGCTCAGAAAGTTCTGATCGAGAAAGGCAAGATCGCTGCGGTCGGCTCGAAGGTTCTGAAAAACGTCGAGACGGTCATCGACGGTCAGGGAAAATACCTGATCCCGGGCCTGATCGACGCGCACACGCACCTGGGTCTCACCGATCACGGCTACGGCCTTTCGGGCTCCGATCTCAGCGAGGCGGCCGATCCGATCACCCCGCATCTGCGGCCCCTCGACGCGATCAAGATGCGCTCGGATTCCCTGTGCGATGCGAGGCGGTCCGGCATCTCCGTGTGTCTTGTCTGCCCCGGCCACACGAACCTGATCGCAGGTCAGTGCTCGATTCTGAAGACCTACGGGAATTCGGCCGACGTCGGGCTCATCGTCGAGCAGGCCGGCATCAAGGTCTGCTTCGGGGAAGAGCCCAAGCAGACCCTGCTCGGCCGCAAGGCGTTTCCCAGCACCCGGATGGGCATCGCCGCGTTGCTCCGTGAAACGTTCATGAAGGCACAGGATTACCACGACCTGAAGCAGTCGAAGAAAGGCCTGCGCGACCGCATCATCCAGATGGAAGCGCTCGGCCCCGTTCTCGACGGCGCGGTGCCCCTGCGTGCTCATGCCCAGCGGCTCGAGGACATCATGGCGGCGGTCCGGCTCGCCGACGAGTTCAAACTCAAACTTGTCATCGAGCACGGGATCGAGGCCTACAAGGTCGCCGACATTCTTGCCGAGAAGAAAATCCCCGTCGTGCTGGGGCCGCTTCTGGTCGCCGAGCGTTCGACCGAACTGCGTGACCGCATCTTCTCGAGCGTCGTCCAGCTTCTCGATGCCGGCGTCGAAGTCGCCCTCACCTGCGACTACCCGGGCCTGCCGGTCGAAACGCTCCGCATCGCCGCCGCCATGGCGGTTCAGTTCGGCCTCGACGAGAAGCGCGCCCTGCAATGCATCACCGAGACGCCGGCCAAGATGCTCGGCATCGCCAACCGCGTCGGTCACATCCGCAAGGGCTACGACGCCGACGTCGGTCTGTTCAGCGGCCATCCGCTCGACATCCGCTCGAAGCTTGAGGTTCTGGTCATCGACGGAGAAATCTTCAGGTTCAATTGA